A genomic stretch from Lepisosteus oculatus isolate fLepOcu1 chromosome 7, fLepOcu1.hap2, whole genome shotgun sequence includes:
- the pex26 gene encoding peroxisome assembly protein 26, producing the protein MRSSSSTSLAHVRGLGSVRLGSSPLLSQGSAQALSLLETAAEQLMVQRDFRAALDSCERGLDSMGSVPEQEDTSSNFRCSEVKVALCTIGVQALAELNQWRGVLPWILQYYGTPEKIPAKIMQMCILLYTKVDEPAVVLQAGGDWLRSPANQSLPGYGAVAELYLLHILVPLGRLGEAQALAESSTAFSEEQRQVAVDIIEHKRSSSQPQSPSQAQELEQKICRSAVSQRLDSTVRLLYRALFLVRKRFRAFPFQKTVLAAVLLYLLLIRVDPAVPSAFPWISNLLQMFRQMWDTMFAPYYRAAVTD; encoded by the exons ATGCGGAGCAGCTCCTCCACCTCTCTGGCCCATGTGAGGGGCCTGGGCTCGGTGCGACTCGGCAGCAGCCCGCTGCTGTCCCAGGGCTCGGCTCAGGCGCTCAGCCTGCTGGAGACCGCCGCCGAGCAGCTGATGGTGCAGCGGGATTTTCGAGCAGCGCTGGATTCATGCGAGAGAGGTTTGGACAGCATGGGGAGTGTCCCTGAGCAGGAGGACACATCAAG CAATTTCAGATGCAGTGAAGTAAAGGTGGCGCTTTGCACCATTGGAGTCCAGGCTCTTGCAGAACTCAACCAATGGAGAGGAGTCCTCCCCTGGATCCTGCAGTACTACGGAACTCCAGAGAAAATACCtgcaaaaataatgcaaatgtg CATCCTTCTCTACACTAAGGTGGATGAACCAGCTGTGGTCTTGCAAGCTGGTGGTGATTGGTTGAGGAGCCCAGCCAACCAAAGCCTTCCTGGGTATGGTGCTGTAGCAGAACTTTATCTCCTGCACATCCTAGTCCCATTGGGCAGGCTGGGTGAGGCACAGGCCTTGGCAGAAAGCAGCACAGCCTTCAGCGAGGAGCAGAGGCAGGTGGCAGTGGACATCATTGAACACAAGCGAAGTTCCAGCCAGCCACAGAGCCCTAGTCAGGCCCAGGAGTTGGAACAGAAGATATGCAGAA GTGCTGTTTCTCAGAGGTTGGATTCCACGGTGAGGTTATTGTACAGAGCCCTCTTTTTGGTCAGGAAAAGATTCCGTGCTTTTCCCTTCCAGAAGACTGTGCTTGCTGCAGTTTTATTGTACCTGCTTTTAATAAGAGTGGACCCAG ctgTTCCTTCTGCCTTTCCCTGGATCTCCAATCTTCTCCAGATGTTCCGACAGATGTGGGATACTATGTTTGCACCCTATTACAGAGCTGCTGTCACAGACTAA